The proteins below come from a single Antennarius striatus isolate MH-2024 chromosome 18, ASM4005453v1, whole genome shotgun sequence genomic window:
- the rps8a gene encoding small ribosomal subunit protein eS8 gives MGISRDNWHKRRKTGGKRKPYHKKRKYELGRPPANTKIGPRRIHTVRVRGGNKKYRALRLDVGNFSWGSECCTRKTRIIDVVYNASNNELVRTKTLVKNCIVLIDSLPYRQWYEAHYATPLGRKKGAKLTPEEEEVLNKKRSKRTQKKYDERKKMAKISTLLEDQFLQGKLLACIASKPGQCGRADGYILEGKELEFYMRKIKAKKGK, from the exons ATGG GTATCTCACGGGACAACTGGCATAAACGCCGCAAGACCGGTGGCAAACGCAAGCCGTACCACAAGAAAAGAAAGTATGAGCTTGGCCGCCCTCCTGCAAatacaaag ATCGGACCTCGTCGTATTCACACGGTTCGGGTCCGCGGTGGCAACAAGAAGTACCGTGCTCTGAGGTTGGACGTCGGTAACTTCTCATGGGGTTCTGAGT GCTGCACAAGGAAGACCAGGATCATTGATGTGGTCTACAACGCCTCCAACAACGAGCTGGTCCGAACCAAGACTCTGGTCAAGAACTGCATCGTCCTTATCGACAGCCTTCCGTACAGGCAGTGGTATGAGGCTCACTACGCCACTCCTCTGGGACGCAAGAAGGGAGCCAAGCTG acaccagaggaggaggaggttctgAACAAGAAGAGGTCAAAGAGGACCCAGAAGAAGTATGATGAGCGTAAAAAGATGGCCAAGATCAGCACTCTGCTGGAGGACCAGTTCCTGCAGGGGAAACTGCTTG CTTGCATTGCCTCCAAACCTGGACAGTGTGGCAGAGCAGATGGCTACATCCTGGAGGGAAAAGAGCTTGAGTTCTACATGAGGAAAATCAAGGCCAAGAAAGGCAAATAG
- the acadm gene encoding medium-chain specific acyl-CoA dehydrogenase, mitochondrial → MLFSRVLKASVRSGIRLQSSSTAAASAASHSSQSPSFGYSFELTEQQKEFQQLARKFSREEIVPAAPAFDKSGEYPLPIIKKAWELGLMNSHIPQDYGGMGLTIFDNCLITEELAYGCTGVQTAIEANSLGQMPVILAGSDEQKRKYLGRMTEEPLMCAYCVTEPGAGSDVAGIKTRAVKMGDEYVVNGQKMWITNGGKANWYFLLARTNPDPKCPAGKAFTGFIVDADTPGVQPGRKELNMGQRCSDTRGITFEDVRIPKENVLIAEGAGFKIAMGAFDNTRPPVAAGATGLAQRALDEATNYALERKTFGKVIAEHQAIAFLLAEMTMKVELARMAYQRSAWEVDQGRRNTFYASIAKAFAGDIANQVASDAVQVFGGNGFNSDYPVEKLMRDAKIYQIYEGTAQIQRLIIAREHLQRFKK, encoded by the exons ATGCTGTTCAGTAGG GTGCTCAAAGCCAGTGTGCGCTCTGGGATCCGTTTGCAGAGTTCTAGTACCGCTGCAGCCAGCGCAGCATCACACAGCAGCCAGTCGCCATCCTTCGGCTACTCGTTTG AGCTGACTGAACAACAAAAGGAGTTCCAACAGCTGGCAAGGAAGTTTTCAAGAGAAGAGATCGTTCCTGCTGCCCCCGCATTCGACAAGAGTGGGGAA TATCCTCTTCCCATCATCAAGAAAGCATGGGAGCTTGGTCTGATGAACAGTCACATCCCACAAGATTATG GTGGAATGGGTTTGACCATTTTTGACAACTGTCTCATCACGGAGGAGTTGGCTTACGGCTGCACGGGGGTACAGACGGCCATCGAGGCGAACTCTCTGGGA CAAATGCCTGTTATTTTGGCTGGCAGCGATGAACAGAAGAGGAAATACCTGGGGAGGATGACCGAGGAGCCTCTCATGTGT GCTTACTGCGTCACCGAGCCAGGCGCCGGCTCTGACGTCGCTGGAATCAAGACCCGCGCTGTGAAGATGGGCGATGAGTATGTCGTTAATGGGCAGAAGATGTGGATCACCAATGGTGGGAAAGCTAACTG GTACTTCCTTCTAGCGCGTACAAACCCCGATCCTAAATGTCCAGCCGGCAAAGCGTTTACAGGCTTCATTGTGGACGCTGACACTCCAGGGGTTCAACCAGGGAGGAAG GAGCTGAACATGGGCCAGAGGTGCTCTGACACCAGAGGCATCACCTTTGAAGATGTGAGGATCCCGAAGGAGAACGTGTTGATCGCAGAGGGAGCCGGGTTCAAGATCGCCATGGGTGCCTTCGACAACACAAGGCCACCT GTGGCAGCAGGAGCAACAGGCCTGGCTCAGAGGGCACTGGATGAAGCTACCAATTATGCACTGGAGAGGAAGACTTTTGGCAAAGTGATTGCTGAG CACCAGGCTATAGCCTTCCTTCTGGCTGAGATGACAATGAAGGTGGAGCTGGCCCGGATGGCATACCAGCGCTCTGCCTGGGAGGTGGATCAGGGACGCAGAAACACCTTCTATGCCTCCATCGCCAAGGCCTTCGCCGGCGACATCGCGAATCAGGTGGCTTCTGATGCGGTGCAGGTCTTTGGAGGCAATGGCTTCAACAGTGACTACCCAGTAGAGAAGCTGATGAGGGATGCCAAGATCTACCAG ATCTACGAGGGCACGGCTCAGATCCAGAGACTCATTATTGCCAGAGAACATCTGCAAAGATTCAAGAAATGA
- the rabggtb gene encoding geranylgeranyl transferase type-2 subunit beta: MGTQVKDVIIKPDAPDTLLLDKHADYIAAYGSRKDDYEYTLSEYLRMSGIYWGLTVMDLMEQLSRMNQQEVIEFIKACQHECGGISASIGHDPHLLYTLSAVQILCLYDDVDAIDVDRVVSYIKGLQQEDGSFAGDKWGEIDTRFSFCAVATLALLGKMDAINVDKAVEFVLSCMNFDGGFGCRPGSESHAGQIYCCTGFLSLTGQLHQVNADLLGWWLCERQLPSGGLNGRPEKLPDVCYSWWVLASLKIIGKIHWIDKAKLRAFILACQDEETGGFADRPGDMVDPFHTLFGVAGLSLLGDEQVKPVNPVLCMPEDVLQRIHLRPELLS, translated from the exons ATG GGGACCCAAGTGAAGGATGTGATCATCAAGCCTGACGCGCCCGACACGCTGCTGCTGGACAAACATGCGGATTATATCGCTGCCTACGGCTCCAGGAAGGACGACTAT GAGTACACGCTGTCTGAATACCTGAGGATGAGCGGCATCTACTGGGGGCTCACggtgatggacctgatggagcAGCTGTCACGGATGAACCAGCAGGAGGTCATAGAGTTCATCAAAGCCTGCCAGCACGAGTGTGGAGGCATCAGCGCCAGCATCGGACACGACCCACACCTGCTCTACACCCTCAGCGCCGTCCAG ATCCTGTGCTTGTATGACGATGTGGACGCCATCGATGTGGACAGAGTTGTTTCCTACATTAAAGGCCTGCAGCAGGAGGATGGATCGTTTGCAGGGGACAAATGGG GAGAAATAGACACtagattttcattttgtgcGGTTGCTACACTTGCATTACTG GGCAAGATGGACGCAATAAATGTCGACAAAGCTGTAGAATTCGTCTTGTCCTGCATGAACTTTGACGGAGGTTTTGGCTGCAGACCCGGTTCAGAGTCTCACGCTGGTCAG ATTTACTGCTGCACGGGCTTCCTGTCTCTGACCGGCCAGCTGCACCAGGTGAACGCTGACCTGCTGGGCTGGTGGCTCTGTGAGCGACAGCTGCCCTCTGGGGGCCTCAACGGACGGCCGGAGAAG CTTCCAGATGTTTGCTACTCGTGGTGGGTTTTGGCGTCGTTGAAAATCATCGGTAAGATCCACTGGATCGACAAAGCCAAACTACGAGCGTTCATCCTGGCCTGTCAAGATGAGGAGACCGGAGGATTTGCTGACAGACCGGGAGACATG GTGGATCCTTTCCACACTCTGTTCGGGGTGGCGGGCCTCTCTCTGCTGGGAGACGAGCAGGTCAAACCGGTGAACCCCGTCCTGTGCATGCCGGAGGACGTCCTGCAGAGGATCCACCTGCGCCCAGAACTTCTCAGCTAG